A region of the Fibrobacter sp. UBA4297 genome:
TCGTTCGTCGGGAGCATCGGGAGTGTAAACGTTCCTTCTTCGTTCGTCTTCGTCAAGACGTCAAGGCCATAGACACCCACCCAGGCATACTTTTCGCCGGCATGGAGCGTCACGCGGCTCATGTAGTTTGCCGTCTCCTGGAGCTTAATCGTATCAATCGCAGCAATCTCTTTTGCCGAAAGCACCTTGGAATAGGCGGCGCCCGACTGCATCACCGTGAGGCGGTAATCGCCAGACTTCAAGGAATCAATGACAAAGAGGCCATCCTTGTCGGCATAGGCGTCCGCCTCGGCAATGACGTTACTCACGTGCAGAGAATCGACGCGCGCGTCAGCCTTGCGGATTGCAAGCGATGCATACGGAACAACCTTGCCATCTGCCACCACCACAAACTTAACCTTCCCGGCGTACGGGTCCGGCTTTTCGGGCTGGAGGTCAATCATTTCCGTTTCGTTCGGCGAGAGCTTTACAGCCAAGTCATCATAGACCGTGTTGTCGTCACCGCGCAAGAAGTACACCTGCAACGAGTCGTTCGACGGCAACTGCGAGAGCATAAAGCGGCCGGTCGAATCGGAGCGCACGAGCACGTCCATGCCGCGCACGCCCACCCAGACAAAGTCGCAATCTTCAGGCATGTCGGCCAAGCCGCCAAGAGCGGCCGTCGGTTCAAGACTTACATCGCCCAAGGTCGTATCGCCCGAGTAAAGTCCAGTGTAGGCAGAACCGCCATACACGATCGTCAAGCGGTACTTGCCTTCCGGAGCCTCGAACGAGAAGTTACCGAGGGAATCCGCGTAGAAGTCCGCGTTCACAATTTCATTAGTAGCGCTATCGGCCGTCGAAGTGTGATCGACACTCCTGACCGCCACACGTGCATAAGACGCCACTGCGCCATTGCCCAAGTAGGCAATGCCGTTCGTCGTTTCGCTGCCGGGGCCTCCTGCGACCTTATCCGAGCAGCTCCAGAGCATAAGAGCTGAAAGTATGCAGGCTAGCCTTTTCATTTTGACTTCTCCTGCAATTTCTTAGTAAATGCAAGCGGGAACAGCTGAACGTTCAGCTGGAACACCGTATCGTCACCCGTGCCATCCTGAGAAAGACGCAGCAAGTCCGAGCGGAACTCCTTGATCTTTTCGCGAATGAGCTGGATATCGTTCATGTTGAACGTCATCGTCACCGTGCTGATATCGCGCAGAGGAGGCGCATGCCGTTCAAGCGATTCACCCGCAAGGCGAATCGTCTCCTTCTGGAATGTCCGAACCGCTTCGGATCTCCAGTTACCACCTGTACTCACAAATGTATCATTCACTTTCCAGTACCCGTCCTTACCCTCAGAAATCATGTTCAGGTCGTGCAGGAGCTTGATGGCATCCTTCGCCTGTTCCACCGTGATAGCCGGCGTGCAGCATTCGGCAAGACCTTCATAATCATCTTTAAAATTACAAATACCGATTACAGAACGGATAGCGTTGTAGTACCAATGGCGGTAAAATTCAAGTTCTTTTTTGGCAAGGCGCTTTAAAGGGATGCCCTTCAGTGCCTGCATCTTCTCATAATGGTTCAGTGCTTCCTGGTCGCTTTTCGCGCGACCGAAGTACACGAGTTCCGACCAGTAGGCAGTTTCCTTTTCGTCAAGCTCGAAGAACTCTGCCATCGGCTTGATGAAGTTTACCGCGAGGTGGATCTTGCCCTGCGAAATGCGGAGGAGGTTGCCGGGATCTGCGCCGAGCTTCATAGCCATGTATCGCCAGGATATGACGGTCTTACGCTTCTTGAAATCTTCAAAAGCATCCCTAATCCATTCGCGATAATCGGTATATTCAAAAATCGGTTTCACAGAAATTCCTCACGGCGAGCTGCCGACACTAGACAATGCGGGCGGTTTGAACCTCTATAAAGATATCTATATACAGCTCAATCGGTTAGGGCTAACCGCTATCGTTCGTTGTCGAATTTTACAACGGGCGCCGAACCACCAGAGCAAGTCGCCTGCCATGTACATTCCGGCAAATCGCTAAAGCGCGAGTCGCTACAGCGGCCAACAAAGGCAATAGCACCATTTTCCTCCAGGCTATAAACGACTTCGTAAGAGATTTCGACAAGCTTGGACTTGAGCACCATCGGGTCGCGCATCACAAGCGACGTGATTTCTATCACACATCTATCCTTGTGTTCCGATGATTCGGCAGCATCGTCCGCCGCATTCCAGTGCAGCTGGACCTGTTTGAAGTTGTCCACTTCGGGGTGCTTGGTACACGAAACGAGCAGCAAGGCAAACGCGACAACAGTGACAGCAAAGAGCCAACCGCGAACCATGGGGACCTCTTAATGGTTACGCCTGAACGTCGCGACCGTCACGCGGTTACGCCCATTCTCCTTCGAAGAGTAGAGCGCCTTGTCCGCACGGGCTATAAGAGACTTCGGGTCTTCGCCCGGCACCATTTCGGTCACACCGAAGGAGCATGTCACCTGCTGCTGCGTAATAAGCGTCGAGGATTCAACCGCCTTGCGCAACTTCTCGGCGAGGAACGCGGCATTCTGGATGCTCGTATCATCGCTCAAGATGACAAATTCTTCACCGCCCCAACGCACGAGCGAGTCCGTATTGCGGATCATGCCCTGCACAAGCTTTGCGAGATTCACGAGAACTTCGT
Encoded here:
- a CDS encoding carboxypeptidase-like regulatory domain-containing protein translates to MKRLACILSALMLWSCSDKVAGGPGSETTNGIAYLGNGAVASYARVAVRSVDHTSTADSATNEIVNADFYADSLGNFSFEAPEGKYRLTIVYGGSAYTGLYSGDTTLGDVSLEPTAALGGLADMPEDCDFVWVGVRGMDVLVRSDSTGRFMLSQLPSNDSLQVYFLRGDDNTVYDDLAVKLSPNETEMIDLQPEKPDPYAGKVKFVVVADGKVVPYASLAIRKADARVDSLHVSNVIAEADAYADKDGLFVIDSLKSGDYRLTVMQSGAAYSKVLSAKEIAAIDTIKLQETANYMSRVTLHAGEKYAWVGVYGLDVLTKTNEEGTFTLPMLPTNDSLDIYVVTTKDSLYVTKRIAPSKGSADFDYPYVVMQDFEDIEKDTTSWYFSVDSIGSKVVSKAFEDDKERKSKVFHGKYNLIGTNNTYAWVLTGMFLRDEGWNLSTLDSISFYAKGSGQIRVSLENWTRESEVAGLSLKAASEWKDLNSQKWTRYVVKYDDLCYTAQDNENCFIAWNTLKDDVRQLHFFVRNGTEFYLDDIVLYGALF
- a CDS encoding TIGR02147 family protein, coding for MKPIFEYTDYREWIRDAFEDFKKRKTVISWRYMAMKLGADPGNLLRISQGKIHLAVNFIKPMAEFFELDEKETAYWSELVYFGRAKSDQEALNHYEKMQALKGIPLKRLAKKELEFYRHWYYNAIRSVIGICNFKDDYEGLAECCTPAITVEQAKDAIKLLHDLNMISEGKDGYWKVNDTFVSTGGNWRSEAVRTFQKETIRLAGESLERHAPPLRDISTVTMTFNMNDIQLIREKIKEFRSDLLRLSQDGTGDDTVFQLNVQLFPLAFTKKLQEKSK